One genomic segment of Chloroflexota bacterium includes these proteins:
- the trxA gene encoding thioredoxin, with protein MAKPVVVSDASFEEEVLQASVPTLNDFWAVWCSPCKMIAPILEDLADEYEDELKITKLDVDHNPSTAMAYGVMSIPTLILFKDGQPVERIVGYMPKERLLEKIEPYFS; from the coding sequence ATGGCAAAGCCGGTTGTAGTTTCAGATGCTAGTTTCGAAGAAGAGGTTCTGCAGGCTTCAGTGCCGACCTTAAACGATTTCTGGGCTGTCTGGTGCAGCCCCTGTAAGATGATTGCGCCGATCCTTGAGGATCTGGCCGACGAATACGAAGACGAGTTAAAAATCACCAAGCTGGACGTGGATCACAATCCATCCACTGCCATGGCCTATGGCGTGATGAGCATTCCCACCTTGATCCTCTTCAAGGATGGTCAGCCGGTCGAACGAATCGTCGGCTACATGCCCAAGGAGCGGTTGCTGGAAAAGATCGAGCCTTACTTCTCCTGA
- the holB gene encoding DNA polymerase III subunit delta' has translation MVVHLWYNEFVITREDTSNAKGWPVTGHEWAVDLLRRSLDADRLPHALLLTGPRQVGKRTLALALVSALFCQAENRPCGECRACVRVAHGNHPDVQVVEATVTGREREGVLRIDQIRLLRREAALAPLEAPLKIFVLREIEHANLPAANALLKTLEEPPDRVMLILTSARPDALLSTIISRCQTVQLRPLAIEIVRQALINDWQVSEEEAALLARLSRGRLGWAVERLEDETAWQERVDILDESFELTGKGPTERLKFAANLARTPGRVQPTLDLWASWWRDLLLMQTGCSDQISNIDLEARLGEQVHQFDTSQVRHFLARLQAAPGQLNRNVNARLLLENLVLHMPEPEQGGLID, from the coding sequence ATGGTGGTGCATTTGTGGTACAATGAGTTTGTGATTACCAGGGAAGACACGAGCAACGCAAAGGGATGGCCGGTGACAGGCCATGAATGGGCTGTCGATCTGTTGCGGCGTAGCCTGGATGCAGATCGATTGCCCCATGCATTGCTGTTGACTGGACCGCGCCAGGTTGGAAAGAGGACCCTGGCACTGGCACTGGTCTCTGCCCTGTTCTGTCAGGCGGAGAACCGCCCGTGTGGGGAATGCCGGGCATGTGTAAGGGTTGCGCATGGCAACCATCCCGATGTGCAGGTGGTCGAAGCAACGGTGACTGGCCGGGAGAGGGAGGGTGTTCTCAGGATCGACCAGATTCGTCTGCTTCGGCGGGAAGCAGCTCTGGCGCCCCTGGAAGCGCCCCTGAAGATTTTCGTATTGCGCGAGATCGAACACGCCAATTTGCCCGCCGCTAACGCGTTGTTGAAGACCCTGGAAGAACCGCCCGATCGTGTCATGCTGATTTTGACCAGCGCGCGTCCAGATGCCTTGTTGTCAACCATCATATCACGTTGTCAGACCGTCCAGTTGCGGCCATTGGCAATTGAAATTGTCCGACAGGCTTTGATAAACGACTGGCAGGTATCTGAGGAAGAGGCCGCGTTGCTCGCCCGCCTGTCCCGGGGGCGCCTGGGATGGGCTGTGGAGCGACTTGAAGATGAAACAGCCTGGCAAGAACGTGTGGACATCCTGGATGAGTCGTTTGAGTTGACCGGCAAGGGTCCCACTGAACGTCTGAAATTTGCTGCCAACCTGGCTCGCACGCCCGGTCGGGTTCAACCTACTCTCGATCTTTGGGCCAGCTGGTGGCGCGATCTCCTGCTCATGCAGACGGGATGTTCAGATCAAATCAGCAACATTGACCTGGAGGCCCGTTTGGGCGAGCAGGTACACCAATTTGATACCAGTCAGGTCAGGCACTTCCTGGCTCGCCTGCAGGCGGCGCCTGGTCAACTCAACCGAAATGTCAACGCTCGCCTTCTTCTGGAGAATCTTGTCTTGCACATGCCAGAACCGGAACAAGGCGGCCTTATCGATTAG
- a CDS encoding RecX family transcriptional regulator encodes MAGIITALRFQKRDANRVNIYLDDQFAFGLSALAAASLKRGLYLSDDEIAQLQAEDERQKAYQRSLRFLAYRPRTIAEVRKNLRKHDVSDSAIESVIERLLEAGYLNDMEFARFWVNDRERFRPKGPLALRAELRQKGVANDIIDQVIESIDMTDGAYRAGLARAQRLVNVDQQDFRKKLASHLLRRGFTHDVVWPTVERLCQERHQPPDD; translated from the coding sequence ATGGCCGGCATCATCACTGCCCTGCGCTTCCAAAAACGTGACGCCAACCGCGTAAATATTTACCTGGATGACCAATTTGCCTTCGGGTTGTCGGCTCTGGCGGCCGCTTCCCTGAAACGTGGTCTCTATTTGAGCGATGATGAGATCGCTCAACTGCAAGCAGAGGATGAGCGACAGAAGGCCTATCAGAGATCACTGCGCTTTCTTGCATACAGGCCGCGCACGATTGCTGAGGTACGAAAAAACCTGCGAAAACATGACGTGAGCGATTCCGCGATTGAATCGGTCATAGAGCGCTTGCTGGAAGCAGGATACCTGAACGATATGGAATTCGCTCGCTTCTGGGTCAACGATCGTGAGCGATTCCGCCCAAAGGGACCGTTGGCGCTGCGTGCAGAGCTGCGCCAAAAGGGAGTCGCTAACGATATCATCGACCAGGTGATCGAGTCGATCGACATGACAGATGGCGCTTACCGGGCTGGTCTGGCAAGGGCCCAGAGGCTGGTAAACGTCGACCAACAGGATTTCCGCAAGAAGTTGGCGAGCCACCTGCTTCGCAGAGGTTTCACCCACGACGTGGTCTGGCCCACAGTCGAGCGGCTCTGCCAGGAACGCCACCAACCGCCGGACGATTAG
- the rny gene encoding ribonuclease Y, protein MDLQSTGMPVLGLLLGLIIGGLGGYFLHRYITEAKISSANERADEIIQAAERTAQQMQQEIKLEQKAEQVRLREEFELETERRRRDIQRQEDRIQRRQDVLDKRFEELENRDRNLQKRQSSLDKRADELNQLEAERHQELERISGLTREEAKKILLDSVRDETRRDMARVIREVEAQAHEEAEKRARKIVSVAIQRLASDQVAETTVSSVPLPSDEMKGRIIGRQGRNIRAIEHATGVDLIVDDTPEAVIISSFDPIRREVARMALSKLVSDGRIHPARIEKEVQKAREEVDQRIWEAGEQAAYETGLQGLHPEILKLIGRLKYRTSFGQSQYHHAIESAHLAGILAAELGANVRLAKMGGLLHDLGKAVTHEVEGPHALIGADLARRYGVPPLVVNAIASHHHEVEPESLEAVLVEAADAVSGARPGARREALETYLRRVTALEDVANSFDGVEQSFAIQAGREIRIVVRPNVVDDLGAVALSREVAKKVEDNLEYPGQIKVTVIRETRSVDYAK, encoded by the coding sequence ATGGATCTGCAATCAACCGGTATGCCGGTGCTGGGGCTCCTGCTCGGCCTGATTATTGGCGGGCTGGGCGGTTATTTCCTCCACCGGTACATCACAGAGGCAAAGATCTCATCGGCCAACGAACGGGCCGACGAAATCATTCAGGCAGCTGAACGCACTGCCCAACAGATGCAACAGGAAATCAAACTGGAGCAGAAGGCAGAACAGGTTCGGTTGCGCGAGGAGTTCGAGCTGGAGACTGAACGCCGTCGACGAGACATCCAGCGGCAGGAAGACAGAATCCAGCGCCGGCAAGACGTGCTGGATAAACGCTTTGAGGAGTTGGAAAACCGCGATCGCAACCTACAGAAACGCCAAAGCAGCCTGGATAAACGGGCTGACGAGTTGAACCAACTGGAAGCGGAGCGCCATCAGGAATTGGAACGTATTTCCGGTCTTACCCGGGAAGAAGCCAAAAAGATATTGCTCGATTCGGTACGCGACGAGACGCGCCGGGATATGGCGCGCGTGATCCGCGAGGTTGAGGCCCAGGCCCACGAGGAAGCAGAAAAACGGGCACGCAAGATCGTCAGCGTGGCCATCCAGCGTCTGGCATCAGACCAGGTTGCAGAGACGACCGTATCCTCCGTCCCCCTTCCCAGCGACGAAATGAAGGGCCGCATTATCGGCCGGCAAGGTCGCAACATCCGGGCAATTGAACACGCAACAGGCGTGGATCTGATTGTCGACGATACCCCCGAGGCTGTGATTATTTCGAGCTTCGATCCGATACGACGGGAAGTGGCCCGCATGGCATTATCCAAACTGGTTAGCGATGGCCGCATCCATCCCGCTCGCATCGAGAAAGAGGTGCAAAAGGCTCGGGAAGAGGTAGATCAGCGGATATGGGAAGCTGGTGAACAGGCGGCCTACGAAACCGGGCTACAGGGCCTTCATCCAGAGATACTCAAGCTGATTGGCCGCCTGAAATATCGCACGAGTTTTGGTCAAAGCCAGTACCATCATGCGATCGAGTCCGCCCACCTGGCAGGGATACTGGCAGCCGAACTGGGTGCCAATGTGCGACTTGCCAAAATGGGTGGCCTCCTGCATGACCTGGGCAAGGCCGTCACCCACGAGGTGGAGGGACCTCATGCCCTGATAGGCGCTGACCTGGCTCGCCGCTATGGGGTGCCACCCCTGGTTGTCAATGCCATTGCCAGTCACCATCACGAGGTCGAGCCAGAAAGTCTCGAGGCTGTCCTTGTCGAGGCAGCCGATGCAGTATCAGGGGCCCGCCCGGGCGCCCGTCGAGAGGCCCTGGAAACGTACTTGCGCCGCGTAACTGCTCTGGAGGACGTAGCCAACTCCTTTGACGGGGTTGAACAGAGCTTTGCCATACAAGCTGGTCGCGAGATTCGTATCGTGGTAAGGCCCAATGTCGTGGATGACCTGGGGGCAGTGGCACTGTCGCGGGAAGTTGCCAAGAAGGTTGAAGACAACCTGGAATACCCTGGACAGATCAAGGTGACAGTTATCCGGGAAACACGCTCTGTGGATTACGCCAAGTAG
- a CDS encoding stage V sporulation protein S, producing MDVNVHTSTTHGLHSSNSHPVTPPLNPPGEKRPLELIKVSANSRSTAVAGAIAGVIREHRHAYVQAIGASAVNQAVKAIAIASGYLELDGIVITCLPAFAEVMIDGNERTAVRISVDAQ from the coding sequence ATGGACGTCAACGTACACACAAGCACCACCCACGGCTTGCATAGCAGCAATTCACACCCCGTCACACCGCCGTTGAATCCACCGGGCGAAAAACGACCTCTGGAGCTCATCAAGGTATCCGCCAATTCCCGATCGACAGCCGTTGCCGGTGCAATAGCCGGTGTCATTCGCGAGCACAGACATGCGTATGTGCAGGCGATCGGCGCGAGCGCTGTCAACCAGGCGGTCAAGGCCATTGCCATCGCCAGTGGATATCTGGAACTTGACGGTATCGTTATCACCTGCCTGCCTGCCTTTGCAGAGGTAATGATAGACGGCAACGAACGCACCGCAGTGCGGATTTCCGTCGACGCCCAGTAG
- a CDS encoding stage 0 sporulation family protein: MPTVVGVSFRPVTRIYHFSPGDVEGLQAGDYVVVETSMGYEVGRVAWEARDLPAREVSGGLKSVLRRATVVDLVERDQYRSTQREVRGICRAKAIEHNMSIEVVGAEYSFDGTRLIVSFTAEGRVDFRALVRDLARTLNTRIEMKQIGVRDEAKVLDGIGKCGRQLCCASWLRDFTPVSIKMAKQQNLPLNPAEISGVCGRLLCCLAYEIDTYREARRRLPKVGAVVMTPEGKGRVRKVHALREALTVKLEDDKLHDFSIDDIEGFQRSAQSGSGCGGCEK, encoded by the coding sequence ATGCCTACCGTTGTTGGCGTGAGTTTTAGACCAGTCACAAGGATATACCATTTTTCTCCCGGCGACGTCGAGGGATTGCAAGCTGGCGACTATGTGGTGGTGGAGACATCAATGGGCTATGAGGTTGGCAGAGTTGCCTGGGAAGCACGAGATCTTCCTGCTCGGGAGGTGAGCGGGGGCCTGAAATCGGTTCTCAGAAGGGCAACGGTCGTCGATCTGGTGGAGCGGGATCAGTACCGGAGCACCCAGCGGGAGGTTCGCGGGATTTGCCGCGCCAAGGCCATTGAGCACAATATGTCCATCGAGGTCGTCGGCGCCGAGTATAGCTTCGACGGCACCCGCCTGATTGTCTCGTTTACCGCCGAAGGCCGGGTAGACTTCCGGGCGTTGGTCCGGGATCTTGCCCGTACGCTGAACACCCGCATCGAGATGAAACAGATCGGTGTTCGCGATGAGGCAAAGGTGTTGGATGGAATAGGCAAATGTGGTCGTCAACTCTGTTGTGCTTCCTGGCTGCGTGACTTCACTCCTGTCTCGATCAAGATGGCGAAACAACAGAATTTGCCTCTCAATCCAGCGGAGATATCGGGTGTTTGTGGTCGTTTGCTCTGCTGTCTCGCCTACGAAATTGATACCTACAGGGAAGCGCGCAGACGCCTGCCCAAGGTGGGCGCCGTTGTGATGACACCGGAGGGCAAAGGACGGGTTCGAAAAGTCCACGCGTTGCGCGAGGCGCTAACCGTCAAGCTGGAAGATGATAAGCTTCATGATTTTTCAATTGATGATATCGAGGGATTTCAGCGCTCCGCGCAAAGCGGGAGCGGTTGTGGGGGATGTGAAAAATAG
- a CDS encoding TrpB-like pyridoxal phosphate-dependent enzyme codes for MSQTKFILPENEIPTHWYNLNADLPSAGIELPPVLHPGTQQPIAPADLAPLFPMALIMQEVSTERYIEIPDEVREIYKLWRPSPLYRAHRWEKALDTPARIYYKNEGVSPPGSHKPNTAVAQAYFNREEGVKRIATETGAGQWGSALSFACNMFGIECKVYMVKVSFEQKPYRRILMETWGATVVPSPSTQTQAGRMILERDPDTTGSLGIAISEAVEEAATREDTKYSLGSVLNHVMLHQTVIGQETIKQLELAGEDWPDVIIGCVGGGSNFAGFAFPFVKENITGGKNSRIVAVEPAASPSITRGPYAYDFGDTAMLTPLVKMYTLGHNFIPAPIHAGGLRYHGMSAQVSALAQAGLIEARSLQQNACFEAAVSFAHTEGILPAPETSHAVRAAMDEALAAKESGEARTIVFNFSGHGHFDLAAYDAYLNDQLIDYDYPEEMIEAALAELPEIG; via the coding sequence ATGTCCCAGACCAAGTTCATTCTACCCGAGAATGAGATTCCAACCCACTGGTATAACCTCAATGCAGACCTGCCGTCAGCCGGTATCGAGTTGCCTCCGGTATTACATCCTGGCACGCAGCAACCCATCGCTCCCGCAGACCTGGCACCACTGTTCCCGATGGCGCTGATCATGCAAGAGGTCAGCACTGAACGCTACATCGAGATTCCCGATGAGGTGCGTGAAATCTACAAGCTCTGGCGCCCATCGCCACTCTATCGGGCGCATCGCTGGGAAAAGGCTCTGGACACACCGGCCCGCATCTATTATAAAAACGAAGGTGTGAGTCCACCTGGTAGCCACAAGCCCAATACCGCCGTGGCTCAAGCCTATTTCAACCGGGAAGAGGGTGTCAAGCGCATCGCCACCGAAACGGGTGCGGGACAGTGGGGAAGCGCCCTCTCCTTTGCCTGCAACATGTTTGGTATTGAGTGCAAGGTTTACATGGTGAAGGTAAGCTTCGAGCAGAAGCCCTACCGGCGTATCCTGATGGAAACCTGGGGCGCAACAGTGGTCCCCAGCCCCAGTACCCAGACCCAGGCCGGTCGCATGATCCTGGAAAGGGATCCCGATACCACCGGCAGCCTGGGCATCGCCATCAGCGAGGCGGTTGAAGAGGCGGCCACCCGGGAGGATACCAAATACAGCCTGGGCAGCGTGCTCAACCATGTCATGCTGCACCAGACGGTGATCGGCCAGGAGACCATTAAGCAACTGGAGTTGGCCGGCGAGGATTGGCCCGATGTCATCATCGGCTGCGTGGGCGGCGGCAGTAATTTCGCCGGTTTCGCCTTCCCATTTGTCAAGGAAAACATCACCGGCGGCAAGAACAGCCGGATCGTTGCCGTGGAGCCAGCCGCTTCGCCAAGCATCACCCGCGGGCCCTACGCCTATGACTTTGGCGACACCGCCATGTTGACCCCGTTGGTCAAGATGTACACCCTGGGCCACAACTTCATACCTGCGCCCATCCACGCAGGTGGGTTGCGCTATCACGGTATGTCCGCCCAGGTAAGTGCTCTGGCCCAGGCTGGCCTGATCGAGGCCCGGTCTCTGCAGCAGAATGCCTGCTTTGAAGCCGCGGTTAGCTTTGCCCATACCGAGGGCATCCTGCCTGCACCCGAGACCAGCCACGCCGTGCGCGCTGCCATGGATGAAGCCCTGGCGGCCAAGGAATCTGGCGAGGCCAGGACCATCGTCTTTAATTTCTCTGGCCATGGCCACTTTGACCTGGCTGCCTACGACGCCTACCTGAACGATCAGCTCATTGA